Proteins from one Triticum aestivum cultivar Chinese Spring chromosome 7A, IWGSC CS RefSeq v2.1, whole genome shotgun sequence genomic window:
- the LOC123152711 gene encoding sister chromatid cohesion 1 protein 1-like, producing MAAMLHAKINRKRLDNLDIIKICKEILNPSVPMALRLSGILMGGVVIVYERKVKLLYDDVSRLLIEINEAWKIRPAVDHTVLPKGKAQAKYEAVTLPENAVDMEVEQPVFLTDTDTTRFRGMVIVVIYVFWKLKLC from the exons ATGGCCGCCATGCTCCACGCCAAGATCAACCGCAAGCGCCTCGACAATCTCGACATCATCAAAATCTG CAAGGAGATCCTGAACCCGTCGGTGCCCATGGCGCTCAGGCTCTCCGGGATCCTCATGG GCGGCGTGGTGATCGTGTACGAGAGGAAGGTGAAGCTTCTCTATG ATGATGTGTCCCGTCTTCTG ATTGAGATCAACGAGGCATGGAAGATCAGGCCGGCCGTGGACCACACCGTCCTCCCCAAGGGCAAGGCTCAAGCCAA GTATGAAGCAGTAACACTGCCAGAGAACGCGGTGGATATGGAGGTGGAGCAGCCCGTGTTTTTGACAGATACTGATACTACTAGGTTTCGCGGAATGGTAATCGTTGTCATCTATGTATTCTGGAAGTTGAAACTGTGTTAG